The Thermoanaerobaculia bacterium genome segment CGTCGCGCTGTCGATCGCCTGTTCGCGTTCGGGGAGGGTTTCCGTTGCTGAAGTCATATGTACCTCTCAGCTTCGAGTGGTGTGCTCTCGTGGCAAAATGAGAAATCTCGGCACGGCGTGCGTACGTGTCCGGCCGTTTGCCGACCTGGCTCGGGCTGGGGAGACGTCCACGTTTCTCATTGTGGGGAGGCGGCCGGCAAAGTTCTATTGGACCAAGGTCTAATGGAACGGAACGGCAGCGGGGACTAGAGTGGCAAACGGCCGGCGCGGGAGAACCGACCGGCACGACAGGAGCGACGAATCATGCGACGACCATTGACGTTGGGATTGGGACTCTGGCTCGCCGCGGCGAGCCTCCCGGGTCAGCCCGCGGCGGCTCCGCCGACTGCGGATGGGAAGGCCGCTCCGCCGGCCGCGGCTCCAGCCGCCGCGCCGTCTGCTTCTCCGGCGACCGCACCCGCCCAGTCGGTCGTCGGGATCTTCCGGATCGAGTTGCAGCCGAGCGGGTCGGCGTTCGCGCTCGGTGAACCCCGTCTCGAAGGCGACACCTACGTCTACCGCGGTCTGGTCGAGAAAGCCGAGGTGCGGGTGCCGAAGGCGCAGGTGCGCACGATCACGCCGCTGACCCGCGACGTGAACAAGGAGACCGCCTGGCAGATCGACCTCGTTCCGTCCGGCATCGTGATCGCCCGCGAGGAGCCGAAGCTGAAATCGAACGCCTGGGTCTTCCACGCGGTCAAGAACGGGACGTTGATGAGCCTGAAGCGCACGGACGTCAGGACGATCACCCGGCTGACCGGCATTCCCGCCTTCAAGGCGAAGCAGAAGGAGCTTGGCGCGAGCCTTCTGGCGGACAATCTGCCGATGGAGGGGAGCGCCGTCCACCCCGCTCCGGCGCCGAAAGGCGCGGCTCCCGCAACGAAGGCGGCCCCGGCGTCCCCGGGCAACTGGCATTACGAGGGGGTGCCGGGGGCAACCGATGCGTACGCACCCGGTAACGCCGTCGTCGCTCATCCCGGCGACGTGCCGAAGGCTCCCGAGCCGCCTCCGCCCCCGCCTCGTTGAGCCCGACCCGCCCGGGCATCGCCCCGCGGACCGTGTCGCGCCCCCGATCCGGACCCTATTTCGGGAAAAGCAGCGTCACGACGACCCGGTAGCCCCAGCCCGACGCCCCGTTCTCCGGCGACGCCGCCCAGTAGCGCAGGCCCCCGGCCAACTGCACCGGCTGCTTTCCGAAACGCATCAACTGCGCGACCGTGAAGTTGAGCGGCACCGACCAGCGATCCTTCGCGGCCTTCCAGTTGTACGTGCTCTCCGTGTTGAGGGTGAATGTCGTGAGGGTCTTCGTCGTTCGCGCGACGAACGGCTGAACGAAGAGCGCGTTGATTTCCGCCCGGTCCGAATCTCCGGCGTACGACCAGAGTTGATTCGCGAGCATTCCGACCGTCCAGCCCGATTTCTGCGTCAGCACGACGAACGTCGGCCCCGCCGCCCACTTCTTCCCTCCGAGCGACTCGTCCGTCGCGGTGGGGAACAGAAGCGCGGGCCCCACGCCCCAGACGATTCCTCCCGAGGTCGGCTCCTTCGGCGAAAAGAAGAGGCTCTGCAGGGTGTCGCCGAGGCCTCCCTGACGGCCGTCGTCGACGACGTGCGACTGGTACGTGAGAGGCAGGATCGTGCGGGAGATGACGTTCCAGTCGCGGCTGATCGAAATCGGAATGACGGGCTGGACATTGGCGACGAACTTGAAGCCGTCGCCGCCGGCGAATCCGTAGTCGAAATTCATCTGCACCGGCGCGCTGATGAGGTTCGCGATCGGATTCGAGAGTTTCTTGGCGAGCTCCGCCCCATTGGAGGACGCCGCGGCCGCGCCCGGGGACGGAGAATCCTGCGGCTGTGCCGAGGCGGCCCGTGTTCCGGCGCCCGCCAGAGCACCGACAAGCATGGCGGCCATGAGGGTCCGATGCGCATTCGTCGTCGGTCCGCGTTTCATTTCTTGCTCCTCGCCGCATCGTAGGGATCCGCTGGAGCGGGCGAAATTGGACCTTGGTCCAAGTGACGCCGGAATCGCGTCATCCCGCACGTGATCACCGCGAACAGGCTCACGACGATGCGGTGCGACGTCGGAGAGGTCCGTGCGCTCGCCTTCGGAGACGTCCGGAACGCGCGAGACCTTCGGTGCCGTGACGCGCCATCACTAAGACCTTGGTCCCATAGAAGGCCGGCTCTCGCTCCTCTACAGTGAACTCCGTGCGGCAGCCGACAGGGGCGCCGCCCCGGGAGGATGGCCATGAAGAAACGTTCCGACAGCGAGAGAGCGGTTCGAAGCGGAACCGCAATTCTCCTTTTGCCCTTGGTGGCGTTCGTTTCGTCCGGTCCGGCGTTCGCGGCGCAGGCTCAGACCGCCGCGGCTGCCCCGGCGACCTCGACGGCCAAGCCCGCGGCGGGGGCCCCGGCGGCCGGTGCGGCGGCACCGACCAAGTTCTCGACCGACCAGCTCGAACAGATGGTCGCCCCGGTCGCGCTCTACCCGGATTCGCTCCTGACCCAGATCTTCATGGCTTCCACGTTCCCCATCGAAATCGTGCAGGCGGCGCGCTGGCTGGAGAAGAACTCCGGCCTGAAGGGGAGCGCCCTCGACGAGGCGCTGAAGAAAGAGACGTGGGACGCGAGCGTGAAGTCGATGTGCGGATTCCCCGACGTGTTGAAGCGACTGAACGAGAACCTCGACTGGACGCAGGACATGGGAGAAGCCTTCCTCGCCCAGAGGTCCGAAGTCCTCGACGCGGTCCAGAGGATGCGCGGCAAGGCCTACGAGTCCGGCAATCTGAAAACGACGGAACAGCAGACGGTCACCCAGCAGCCCGACAAGATCATCGTGATCCAGCCGTCGAATCCGGAAGTGATCTACGTGCCGCAATACTCGAGCACCGTCGTGTACGGCTCGGCGTGGTCCTACCCGACGTACTACTACCCGCCCGCCTACTACGCGCCCGTCGGCTACGGCGCCATGGCGTTCACGGCGGGGATGTTCATGGGAGCGGCGATGTGGGGCGGCGCCTCCTGGGGATGGGGACACAGCGACGTCAACGTCGACATCGATCGCCAGAACAATTTCAACAAGAACACGAACGCCAACTTCAAGAACCAAGGTCAGGGCAATAGAGGTCAAAACGCGGGCGGCAAGCAGAGCTGGAACCGCAGCCAGAGCAACTCGGCCAGGGCGCAGAGCAAGGGGGGCGGTGTCTCGAACAACCAGGCCCGGGGCTACGGCTCGAACTCGAGCGCGCGAGGCCAGGGCGCTTCGGCCTCGACGCGGAGCTCGGGCGGTTCCCGCGGCGCTTCCGCCTCTCCTTCGACCCGGGGCGGAGCCGGCGGAGGGGCATACGGCTCGGGTGCTTCCGGCCGCTCCTCGGGATCGTCTTCCTACGGCGGCGGCAGCCGCGGAAGCTCGGGCAGCAGCGCCTTCAGCGGCTCGCGCGGCGGGTCGAGCTCGACGCGTTCCTCGAGCTCACGGGGTTCCATGAGCCGTGGCGGCGGCGGCCGCGGCGGACGGCGGTGAGGAGACGACGATGAAGAACAGAACTTTCGGATTCCTGATCGCGGCGGCGATCGTCATGGCGCTCGCCGCGGTGCTCGCCTCCGCCCAGACTTTGGGCCCGGCCGGCTATTCCACGCCCGAAGAAGCCATGCGGGCCGTCGCGGCCATCGCGGGCACGGGCGATACACGGAAGGCGGAAGAGATTTTCGGCAAGGACGGCCTCGACCTGCTCCATTCGGGGGATCCCGTCGCGGACAAACAGGACGGCCAGCGCGTCAAGAAGTACATCCAGGAAAAGGTCGCCTTCGAGGACCGAAGCGAAGGCGGAAAGACCCCGCTCATCGGGAAGGACCGATGGCCGTTTCCGATCCCCCTCGTCCTGGAGAACGGGCGCTGGCACTTCGACATCGCCGCCGGGCGGGAAGAGATCGCCAACCGCCGCGTCGGACGGAACGAGCTGTCGACCCTCGAAACCATGCACGCGTACGTGGATGCCCAGCGCGAATACTTCGCGGGAAAGTACGCGGGGACCCGCGCGTACGCCACGAAGTTCTTCAGCTCCGAAGGGAAGCGCGACGGGCTCTACTGGCCCACCGCTCCGGATGCCCGCCGGAGTCCCCTCGGGCCGCTGGTCGCCGAGGCCGCCGAGGAGGGGTACACGCAAGGCAGCGGCGAGCCTCAGCCGTTCCACGGCTACTACTTCCGGATCCTGACGGCGCAGGGCAAGAGCGCTCCGGGCGGAGCGCGGAGCTATCTCGACGAGAACGGCGCCATGACGAAAGGCTTCGCGCTGCTGGCATGGCCGGCGAAGTACGGCAACTCCGGCGTCATGACCTTTCAGATCAACCGGCAGGGCATCGTCTTCCAGAAGGACCTCGGCCCCTCGACCGACGTCACGGCACGCGCGATCACGGAATACGACCCCGACGAATCGTGGGAACCGACCGCGGACGGATTTTGAGATTTGTGGAAAAGGAGACCCGAATGAGACCCCTGAGAATCGTCTTCGCCGCGGCGCTCGCGGCGCTCACCCTCCCGCTCGCCGCCCAACAGAGCTCGACGAGCAACATGGACATCCTGCGCGACAAGTTGAAGGGCGACCGCAAGGTTCTGGTCGCCGCGAACATGAACCTCTCCGACGCCGAGGCGAAGAATTTCTGGCCGATCTACGACGCATACCAGAAGGAACTGAGCGACCTCAATACTCGGACGATCAAGGTG includes the following:
- a CDS encoding transporter — encoded protein: MKRGPTTNAHRTLMAAMLVGALAGAGTRAASAQPQDSPSPGAAAASSNGAELAKKLSNPIANLISAPVQMNFDYGFAGGDGFKFVANVQPVIPISISRDWNVISRTILPLTYQSHVVDDGRQGGLGDTLQSLFFSPKEPTSGGIVWGVGPALLFPTATDESLGGKKWAAGPTFVVLTQKSGWTVGMLANQLWSYAGDSDRAEINALFVQPFVARTTKTLTTFTLNTESTYNWKAAKDRWSVPLNFTVAQLMRFGKQPVQLAGGLRYWAASPENGASGWGYRVVVTLLFPK
- a CDS encoding DUF3300 domain-containing protein, which gives rise to MAFVSSGPAFAAQAQTAAAAPATSTAKPAAGAPAAGAAAPTKFSTDQLEQMVAPVALYPDSLLTQIFMASTFPIEIVQAARWLEKNSGLKGSALDEALKKETWDASVKSMCGFPDVLKRLNENLDWTQDMGEAFLAQRSEVLDAVQRMRGKAYESGNLKTTEQQTVTQQPDKIIVIQPSNPEVIYVPQYSSTVVYGSAWSYPTYYYPPAYYAPVGYGAMAFTAGMFMGAAMWGGASWGWGHSDVNVDIDRQNNFNKNTNANFKNQGQGNRGQNAGGKQSWNRSQSNSARAQSKGGGVSNNQARGYGSNSSARGQGASASTRSSGGSRGASASPSTRGGAGGGAYGSGASGRSSGSSSYGGGSRGSSGSSAFSGSRGGSSSTRSSSSRGSMSRGGGGRGGRR
- a CDS encoding DUF2950 domain-containing protein, whose protein sequence is MKNRTFGFLIAAAIVMALAAVLASAQTLGPAGYSTPEEAMRAVAAIAGTGDTRKAEEIFGKDGLDLLHSGDPVADKQDGQRVKKYIQEKVAFEDRSEGGKTPLIGKDRWPFPIPLVLENGRWHFDIAAGREEIANRRVGRNELSTLETMHAYVDAQREYFAGKYAGTRAYATKFFSSEGKRDGLYWPTAPDARRSPLGPLVAEAAEEGYTQGSGEPQPFHGYYFRILTAQGKSAPGGARSYLDENGAMTKGFALLAWPAKYGNSGVMTFQINRQGIVFQKDLGPSTDVTARAITEYDPDESWEPTADGF